One window of the Chryseobacterium sp. CY350 genome contains the following:
- a CDS encoding TetR/AcrR family transcriptional regulator produces MISKEENILFAAEKLFAEYGFKGTSTREISKAANVNISMISYYFGSKEMLYEKLLEYRMNESQFFSKDILERTDIDEWEKIEKIIDQFSGRVRHQKCFYRIMQREQLHAENPQIVEFLKQTKLGFIAMYSKILESGLQKGIFTKNPPIYLLHSTVSGTLFYAFNGKEMYKEFLNNTENEEVFDEKYYTELNKHIKHILKDLLGYEANK; encoded by the coding sequence ATGATTTCAAAAGAAGAAAATATTTTATTTGCTGCTGAGAAACTTTTCGCTGAGTACGGTTTTAAAGGAACCTCAACGAGAGAAATTTCTAAAGCAGCGAACGTTAATATCTCTATGATTTCTTATTATTTCGGCTCAAAAGAAATGCTGTATGAGAAATTATTAGAGTATAGAATGAACGAAAGTCAGTTTTTCTCAAAAGACATTCTCGAAAGAACAGATATTGACGAATGGGAAAAAATTGAAAAGATTATAGACCAGTTTTCTGGCAGAGTAAGACATCAAAAATGTTTTTATAGAATCATGCAGCGAGAGCAGCTTCATGCAGAAAATCCTCAGATTGTAGAATTTCTGAAACAGACTAAACTTGGCTTTATTGCGATGTATTCAAAAATTTTAGAAAGCGGTCTTCAAAAAGGTATTTTCACAAAAAACCCGCCTATTTACTTGTTGCATTCCACCGTAAGCGGAACTCTGTTTTATGCCTTTAATGGTAAAGAAATGTACAAAGAATTTCTAAACAATACAGAAAATGAGGAGGTTTTTGATGAGAAATACTACACAGAACTCAATAAACATATAAAACATATTTTAAAAGACCTTTTAGGTTATGAAGCGAATAAATAA
- a CDS encoding TolC family protein — MKRINNSVIALSLFLGIANANAQERKQLSLDEAVQLGIQNSKSLKIDAAKIEEATADLLAAKNRQLPDLSISGTYLYLPLKPNIDLKIPGVATAGGPEVHQVAYGSANLSVPIYSGGRIKYGIQSAKYLVEASKLSTENDKVAIAYNVAQAYNNLFKANQSIKVLEENLSASQKRDETFLKLENNGVIARNDRLKANLQTSNIELQLLEAKNNYNIANINMDLLLGLTEATEIEVDQQYIDEADDVKPVDFYLNEARENRKDLQALDQQRKAAELGTKSAKAENLPSIAFTSGYVAADIPKFLTIYNAVNVGVGVSYNLSNLWKENSALKQSKAREMQLSATNEMMNDNIKLEVNREYQNSDYSKKRIAVFEKAAVQANENYRITKNKYDNGLATMTELLDADAAQIAANVGVINAKADAALAYRKLLQTTGTLTIK; from the coding sequence ATGAAGCGAATAAATAACTCAGTTATTGCTCTTTCCTTATTCTTAGGAATCGCAAATGCAAATGCTCAGGAAAGAAAACAACTCAGCCTCGATGAAGCCGTACAGTTGGGAATCCAAAACAGCAAAAGTTTAAAAATTGACGCAGCTAAAATAGAAGAAGCGACGGCAGATCTTTTGGCCGCAAAAAACAGACAGCTTCCCGATCTTTCAATTTCAGGAACCTATCTTTATCTTCCATTAAAACCGAATATTGATCTGAAGATTCCGGGAGTTGCAACGGCTGGAGGTCCGGAAGTTCATCAGGTTGCTTATGGATCAGCAAACTTAAGTGTTCCGATTTACAGTGGTGGAAGAATTAAGTACGGTATTCAGTCTGCAAAATATCTGGTAGAAGCATCAAAATTGAGTACAGAAAACGACAAAGTGGCTATTGCTTATAACGTTGCTCAGGCGTACAATAATTTATTTAAAGCCAATCAGTCAATTAAAGTTTTAGAGGAAAACCTTTCTGCTTCACAAAAAAGAGATGAGACTTTTCTTAAACTGGAAAATAATGGTGTGATTGCCAGAAATGACCGTTTAAAAGCAAATCTTCAGACTTCAAATATCGAATTACAACTTTTAGAAGCAAAAAATAATTACAATATTGCCAATATCAATATGGATCTCCTTTTAGGACTTACTGAAGCGACCGAAATTGAAGTCGATCAGCAATATATCGACGAAGCAGATGATGTAAAACCTGTTGATTTTTATTTAAATGAAGCAAGAGAAAACCGGAAAGATCTTCAGGCATTAGACCAGCAGAGAAAAGCAGCAGAACTCGGAACGAAATCGGCCAAAGCAGAAAATCTTCCGTCTATTGCTTTTACAAGTGGTTATGTTGCGGCAGATATTCCAAAATTTTTAACGATTTACAATGCCGTAAATGTTGGTGTAGGTGTTTCTTATAATTTATCAAATCTTTGGAAAGAAAATTCTGCCTTGAAGCAGTCTAAAGCTAGAGAAATGCAGTTGTCGGCTACCAACGAAATGATGAATGATAATATTAAATTAGAAGTCAACAGAGAATATCAAAATTCAGACTATTCTAAAAAAAGAATTGCTGTTTTCGAAAAAGCCGCTGTTCAGGCGAATGAAAACTACAGAATTACAAAAAATAAATACGACAACGGTTTGGCAACAATGACCGAACTTTTGGATGCTGATGCAGCACAAATTGCAGCAAACGTAGGTGTGATTAATGCAAAAGCAGATGCAGCATTGGCATACAGAAAACTATTACAGACTACAGGAACCTTAACAATCAAATAA
- a CDS encoding HlyD family secretion protein: MENNNTQATEPKKKKSLVFPIILAVIIVVGGIYGYRTYSYGQVHEETDDAQIASNLNPVISKISGYVAEVKVKDNQFVKKGDTLVILDNKDQRMALEQAQAALSTAKSNISSAQSSTNATSKNINSSQAAVATANAQIEAAKVNVWKTSQDLKRYSVLVKDHSITEQQYEQALAAKQSADKQLQVLVDTRNQIAQQTGIASSQTEASSQQISVASSVAKQREVDVESARLNLSYTVITAPEDGFVGKVPIQAGQFLQAGSQLFSLIKNDQKWVIANFKETQVAKMVEGQKVKIEIDAFPDTEFEGVVSSFSPATGSTFSILPPDNASGNFVKVVQRLPIKIDFVKLDPKIAKRLRTGMNVKAEVSLK; the protein is encoded by the coding sequence ATGGAAAATAACAATACTCAAGCAACTGAACCGAAAAAGAAAAAAAGTTTAGTTTTCCCAATCATTTTAGCGGTCATCATCGTTGTAGGTGGGATCTACGGTTATAGAACTTATTCTTACGGGCAGGTTCACGAAGAAACAGACGATGCTCAAATTGCTTCAAACCTCAATCCTGTGATTTCGAAAATTTCAGGTTATGTAGCAGAAGTAAAAGTAAAAGATAATCAGTTTGTCAAAAAAGGCGATACTTTGGTGATTTTAGATAATAAAGATCAGAGAATGGCTTTGGAACAGGCTCAGGCAGCTTTGTCTACGGCGAAAAGCAATATTTCTTCTGCACAATCATCTACTAATGCGACTTCAAAAAATATCAACAGTTCACAAGCTGCGGTGGCAACTGCCAATGCGCAAATTGAAGCTGCAAAAGTAAATGTCTGGAAAACTTCTCAGGATTTAAAAAGATATTCAGTTTTAGTTAAAGATCATTCGATTACTGAGCAACAGTATGAGCAGGCTTTGGCAGCAAAACAGTCTGCGGATAAGCAATTACAGGTTTTGGTAGATACACGAAATCAAATTGCCCAGCAAACAGGGATCGCTTCTTCACAGACAGAAGCAAGTTCACAACAAATTTCTGTAGCAAGTTCTGTAGCAAAACAGAGAGAAGTAGATGTTGAAAGTGCAAGATTAAATCTTTCTTACACAGTAATTACAGCTCCGGAAGATGGTTTTGTGGGAAAAGTTCCTATTCAGGCAGGTCAGTTTTTACAGGCAGGATCCCAGTTATTCAGCCTTATCAAAAATGATCAGAAATGGGTAATTGCTAACTTTAAAGAAACTCAGGTTGCAAAAATGGTAGAAGGTCAAAAAGTGAAAATTGAAATTGATGCTTTTCCTGATACAGAATTTGAAGGAGTTGTTAGTTCGTTCTCTCCGGCAACAGGTTCTACATTCTCAATTTTGCCTCCGGACAATGCAAGTGGAAACTTCGTAAAAGTGGTTCAGAGACTTCCTATTAAAATTGATTTTGTAAAATTGGATCCCAAAATTGCAAAAAGATTAAGAACAGGAATGAATGTGAAAGCAGAAGTTTCTTTAAAGTAG
- a CDS encoding DHA2 family efflux MFS transporter permease subunit, with amino-acid sequence MQDSLVEYGARRVIITITAILCALLEIVDSTIVNVALNEMKGNLGATLSEVGWVITAYAIGNVIVVPMTSWLSQQFGRRNYFAASIVIFTIFSFLCGNADNIWELVFFRLCQGIGGGALLVTSQTIITESYPVEKRSMAQAIYGLGVIIGPTLGPPLGGYIVDNFSWPYIFYINIPIGIAATLMTLQFVKSPKFSEKRKASDVDWLGIMLLALTVGSLQFILERGHEEDWFESGMIVTFTTTAVLGFICFLWRELTFRYPIVELRVLKNGNLRIGTVMSFVLGFGLYGSTFIVPLYTQSILGWTALQSGALMIPAALTTAFMMPIIGRLLSKGAKQQILVSLGLFIFFIYSFWGYKILTPDTSKEAFFWMLIVRGMGLGLLFIPITSLSLSTLKGQEIGQGAAFTGMMRQLGGSFGIAAITTFIANASQKYRVNLISHLDSNSLDVQQRLAGLKANFIAKGMTPDAAMNAAYKVLDLTVTKQATVLSYMDVFLYLGVVFLVCIPFILFIKERKSKEKIDLSGVH; translated from the coding sequence ATGCAAGATTCATTAGTAGAATATGGAGCCCGAAGAGTGATCATCACGATCACGGCAATTCTTTGTGCTTTGCTTGAAATTGTGGATTCCACGATTGTGAACGTTGCCCTCAACGAGATGAAAGGTAATCTGGGAGCCACACTTTCTGAAGTAGGCTGGGTGATTACAGCTTATGCAATTGGTAACGTAATCGTTGTGCCAATGACAAGCTGGCTGTCCCAGCAGTTTGGGAGAAGAAATTACTTTGCCGCTTCTATTGTAATCTTCACTATTTTCTCATTTCTCTGCGGGAACGCCGATAACATTTGGGAACTAGTGTTTTTCAGACTTTGTCAGGGAATCGGAGGTGGAGCATTACTCGTAACTTCGCAGACAATTATTACCGAATCTTATCCGGTGGAAAAACGAAGCATGGCTCAGGCGATTTATGGTCTTGGAGTAATTATAGGCCCTACATTGGGTCCGCCGTTGGGAGGATATATTGTCGATAATTTTAGCTGGCCGTATATATTTTATATTAATATTCCGATCGGTATTGCTGCGACTTTAATGACGTTACAGTTTGTGAAAAGTCCGAAATTTTCTGAGAAAAGAAAAGCTTCGGATGTTGACTGGCTAGGAATTATGCTGTTGGCTTTAACCGTAGGTTCTTTACAGTTTATTCTGGAAAGAGGTCATGAAGAAGATTGGTTTGAAAGCGGAATGATCGTCACCTTTACAACGACAGCCGTTTTAGGATTTATATGTTTCCTGTGGCGAGAGCTGACTTTCAGATATCCAATTGTAGAACTTCGAGTTTTGAAGAATGGAAATTTAAGAATAGGAACCGTGATGTCTTTCGTTTTAGGGTTTGGTTTGTATGGTTCAACATTTATCGTTCCTTTATATACACAGAGTATTTTAGGATGGACGGCACTACAATCCGGAGCATTGATGATTCCTGCGGCCTTAACAACGGCTTTTATGATGCCAATTATCGGAAGACTACTTTCCAAAGGTGCAAAACAGCAGATTCTGGTTTCATTAGGATTATTCATCTTCTTTATTTACAGTTTTTGGGGTTACAAAATATTAACACCTGATACCAGTAAAGAAGCGTTCTTCTGGATGCTGATCGTCCGCGGAATGGGACTTGGTTTACTGTTTATTCCAATCACATCGCTTTCCCTAAGTACTTTAAAAGGTCAGGAAATTGGTCAGGGAGCCGCATTCACAGGGATGATGCGACAGCTGGGAGGATCATTCGGAATTGCTGCAATCACTACATTTATTGCCAACGCAAGTCAGAAATACAGGGTGAATTTAATTTCTCACTTAGACAGTAACAGTCTCGATGTTCAGCAACGTTTAGCAGGTTTGAAAGCTAATTTTATTGCTAAAGGAATGACGCCCGACGCCGCAATGAATGCCGCTTACAAAGTTTTGGATCTCACGGTCACAAAGCAGGCGACAGTACTCTCTTATATGGATGTATTTCTCTATCTCGGAGTAGTTTTCTTAGTCTGTATCCCTTTTATTTTATTTATAAAAGAAAGAAAAAGCAAAGAAAAAATAGATTTAAGTGGCGTACACTAA
- a CDS encoding DNA-3-methyladenine glycosylase I, whose product MSYCSAIENMQPESRKELHKKYHDNHYGFPIHDDNELFGRLIMEINQAGLSWETILKKEEGFRKAYDQFNIQKVATYTEDDRERLLSDPGIIRNKLKVNAAIENAKTILKLQEEFGSFEKWLEHHHPKDLQEWMKIFKKTFKFTGGEIVNEFLMSIGFLKGAHDENCAVNEEILKHDPMWRKS is encoded by the coding sequence ATGAGCTATTGTTCCGCAATCGAAAACATGCAGCCTGAAAGCAGAAAAGAGCTGCACAAAAAATACCACGACAATCATTATGGTTTTCCAATTCATGATGATAACGAATTGTTTGGAAGATTGATTATGGAAATCAATCAGGCAGGTCTCAGTTGGGAAACTATTTTGAAAAAAGAAGAAGGTTTCAGAAAAGCTTATGATCAATTTAATATTCAAAAAGTTGCAACCTATACCGAAGATGACCGTGAAAGACTATTAAGTGATCCCGGAATTATCAGAAATAAGCTGAAAGTAAATGCGGCAATAGAAAATGCCAAAACCATCCTCAAACTGCAGGAAGAATTCGGCTCATTCGAAAAATGGCTGGAGCATCATCATCCAAAAGATTTACAGGAATGGATGAAGATATTCAAGAAAACATTCAAATTCACAGGTGGAGAAATAGTAAATGAGTTTCTGATGAGCATCGGTTTTTTAAAAGGCGCTCATGATGAAAATTGTGCGGTGAATGAGGAAATTTTGAAACATGATCCTATGTGGAGGAAAAGTTGA
- a CDS encoding glyoxalase: MTTKINLRESLNLPNSETTTPAEIFQNETLRPVLKLQNDLYLSLFTNYAMRQKADFPTLSSFKKQTFIEQSLQKDAVLKNTFIGMTIGMFTLEELEIYQSDSKVFNKRIITMLIERLKSQMK; the protein is encoded by the coding sequence ATGACCACAAAAATAAACCTCAGAGAATCTCTCAACCTACCCAATTCAGAAACAACCACTCCCGCAGAAATATTTCAAAATGAAACATTACGTCCTGTTTTAAAACTGCAGAACGATCTTTACCTGTCGCTGTTTACAAACTATGCAATGCGACAAAAAGCAGATTTCCCTACGTTATCATCTTTCAAAAAGCAAACATTTATCGAGCAAAGCCTGCAAAAAGATGCGGTCTTGAAAAACACGTTCATTGGCATGACAATCGGAATGTTCACTTTGGAGGAACTGGAAATATATCAATCTGACAGCAAAGTTTTCAATAAAAGAATTATCACCATGCTGATTGAAAGGTTGAAGAGTCAGATGAAATAA
- a CDS encoding patatin-like phospholipase family protein, protein MKPEILQQILDDDVLSQESKEKLKALQVNISKKEFSDILDAEGNQYIEFVQEGGGVWGSALVGYLYALEIFGIRFLKIAGTSAGAINTMLIAACKTKEEAKADVIKDILFNWDFSDFMDGKPYVRTTIHAMLNNKNFIKINLMIIVAIMLILVALPFIISSETILNAKLLFLVPLIPVIIGFFCFKKFYNDFTKSNSGLNPGNVFLKQMTDVMNGFGIKTVAELNERFIQKEDKMNLNYRYGNGMEFYTNALNGIEDIKMNNLEHIDETRYRIFFESAENNDYYKNNPFYQLQTEYIVITTDINTKIKVELPTMANLYWSEEELKHSNPAEFVRASMSVPFFFEPMQKLINKDDDSVKYAWKFWMNTQKEDIYPVGIFIDGGTLSNFPIDLFHMNDIFYPRLPLFGVQLTSDSEILGEKGKTSEQILKTPLSYAGNIIGTLKNFNDKTFLTKYSFYNLYSIKTVNCGTSSWLNFFMKREEKEQLFNAGFSAALDFLNQFDWAQYKCERMMVAMKEKKILKEEDTKTVG, encoded by the coding sequence ATGAAACCCGAAATTCTTCAACAAATCCTTGATGACGATGTACTTTCCCAGGAATCAAAGGAAAAGCTTAAAGCTTTGCAGGTAAATATTAGTAAAAAGGAGTTTTCGGACATTCTTGATGCTGAAGGAAATCAGTATATCGAATTCGTACAGGAAGGTGGCGGCGTTTGGGGAAGTGCATTGGTCGGATATCTTTATGCCTTAGAAATCTTCGGAATCAGGTTTCTGAAAATTGCAGGAACGAGTGCCGGAGCCATCAACACTATGTTGATCGCAGCTTGTAAAACAAAAGAGGAAGCTAAAGCAGATGTTATTAAAGACATTCTTTTCAACTGGGATTTTTCAGATTTTATGGATGGTAAACCGTATGTGAGAACCACCATTCATGCGATGCTTAACAATAAAAATTTCATTAAAATTAATTTGATGATCATTGTTGCGATTATGCTGATTTTGGTTGCACTGCCGTTTATTATTTCGTCTGAAACAATCCTTAATGCTAAACTATTATTTTTAGTTCCGCTGATCCCTGTTATTATTGGATTTTTCTGTTTTAAAAAATTTTATAATGATTTCACGAAAAGCAACAGCGGACTGAACCCCGGAAATGTTTTTCTGAAACAAATGACCGACGTGATGAATGGATTCGGAATTAAAACTGTCGCCGAACTCAACGAAAGATTTATTCAGAAAGAAGACAAAATGAATCTCAATTACCGCTACGGAAACGGTATGGAATTTTACACAAACGCGCTGAACGGAATTGAGGATATCAAGATGAATAACCTCGAGCACATCGATGAAACCCGCTATCGCATATTCTTCGAAAGTGCCGAAAATAATGATTATTACAAAAACAATCCTTTTTACCAACTTCAGACAGAATATATTGTCATTACCACCGACATCAATACAAAGATAAAAGTCGAATTACCGACAATGGCGAATCTGTATTGGTCTGAGGAAGAACTGAAACATAGTAATCCGGCAGAGTTCGTGCGAGCATCAATGTCTGTTCCTTTCTTTTTTGAACCAATGCAAAAACTCATCAATAAGGATGATGATTCTGTAAAATACGCCTGGAAATTCTGGATGAATACTCAAAAAGAAGACATCTACCCTGTCGGAATTTTCATCGATGGCGGTACACTATCCAATTTCCCGATCGATCTTTTTCACATGAATGATATTTTTTATCCGCGACTTCCATTGTTTGGGGTACAACTCACAAGTGATTCTGAAATCTTAGGTGAAAAAGGAAAAACCAGCGAACAAATCCTAAAAACTCCCCTCTCCTATGCCGGAAATATCATCGGAACTTTAAAAAATTTTAATGACAAAACTTTTCTGACTAAATACTCTTTCTACAATCTGTACAGCATCAAAACCGTCAATTGCGGAACAAGCAGCTGGCTGAATTTCTTTATGAAAAGGGAAGAAAAAGAACAGCTCTTTAACGCCGGATTTTCTGCCGCTTTAGATTTTCTCAATCAATTTGACTGGGCACAATATAAGTGCGAAAGAATGATGGTTGCGATGAAGGAGAAAAAGATTTTGAAGGAGGAGGATACGAAGACGGTGGGGTAA
- a CDS encoding magnesium transporter CorA family protein, which translates to MPINTIYRDSGCEWIDVEAPTDEDMKYLHERYEINNLLLEDTLDPNHLPKYEEDGNVKFFLLRESTELERKNLNTISDISTKIGIFLLEKTIITVHRMKAKSITETKKQLAESQDKVHTHKIALMISLVIMKSFDDEAISLFETMDNIENEIFLKNTNHTNQIRRLYKLKRKSGLNSRVLTISNDAIDKFKVLELEDSEVVDLKDKQKDVVADFDHLNIQITNLISMFLALSDQKANQVMKVLAIYSVYFLPITFIAGLYGMNFDNMPELHTKHGYFYTLGLMAVIVICTFIYARRKQW; encoded by the coding sequence ATGCCTATTAACACAATTTACAGAGATTCGGGATGCGAATGGATAGACGTAGAGGCTCCTACGGACGAAGATATGAAGTACCTTCATGAAAGATATGAAATAAACAATCTGCTTTTGGAAGATACTTTAGACCCTAATCATTTACCAAAATATGAAGAAGACGGAAACGTAAAATTTTTCCTGTTGCGGGAAAGCACCGAGCTTGAACGCAAAAACCTCAACACCATAAGTGACATCAGTACTAAAATAGGAATTTTTCTTTTGGAGAAAACCATCATTACAGTACACAGGATGAAGGCAAAAAGTATTACGGAAACAAAAAAACAATTGGCAGAAAGTCAGGATAAGGTACATACTCATAAAATTGCGCTGATGATTTCTCTCGTCATTATGAAAAGTTTTGATGATGAAGCGATCAGCCTTTTTGAAACGATGGATAATATTGAAAACGAAATTTTCCTAAAAAACACCAATCATACCAATCAAATCAGAAGATTGTATAAACTGAAAAGAAAATCGGGTTTAAATTCCAGAGTTTTAACGATTTCAAATGATGCCATCGATAAATTTAAAGTGCTCGAATTGGAGGATTCTGAAGTAGTCGATTTAAAGGACAAACAGAAAGACGTGGTTGCCGATTTTGATCATCTTAATATTCAGATTACCAACTTAATTTCGATGTTTTTGGCATTATCTGATCAAAAAGCCAATCAGGTGATGAAAGTTTTGGCAATTTACTCGGTTTACTTTTTACCGATCACCTTTATTGCCGGTTTATACGGTATGAATTTCGACAATATGCCGGAACTTCATACCAAACACGGTTATTTTTATACGTTGGGATTAATGGCTGTGATTGTGATTTGTACGTTTATTTATGCTAGGAGAAAACAGTGGTAA